Part of the Candidatus Binatus sp. genome is shown below.
CGCCGCCCGCGCCACGGCGGCACCGCGCCGTCGGGCGATCTGAATCCGCCTCCATCGCCGGATCCCAGTCGCCGCGACTAGCCACCCGCGACGGCGTCGATCGGTTCGCCGCGCGCGCGATACCGCGCGGGGCGGCCCATCGACTAACTACGGTGCTTCGATTACTTTTGAATCCACCATGGCCGCGAACAATCTGCGCTCCGATCGAATCTGGATGGACGGCGCGATGGTCCCGTACGACGAGGCCACCGTTCACGTCCTCACCCACAGCCTGCACTACGGCCTGGCGGTGTTCGAAGGGATGCGATGCTACAAGGGCGACGACGGCCGCTCCGCGATTTTCCGCGCGCGCGAGCACATCCGCCGCCTCATCGACTCCGGCCACATCGTCGAGATGACCGTCCCGTACAGCCAGGAGGAACTGCTCAAGGCATGCGCCGATGTGGTGCGGATCAACAAGTTTGCCGAATGCTATATCCGGCCGCTGGTGTTTTACGGCGAAGGTGAGATGGGACTTTCGGCGCGCGGCAACAAAATTCGCGTCGCGATCGCCGCGTGGCCATGGGGCGCCTATCTCGGCCAGGACAGCGTCGCCAAGGGCGTGCGGCTCAAGACGTCATCGTTCGTGCGATTCCATCACAACTCGATGATGCCCGCGGCTAAAGCCACCGGCCACTATGTCAACTCGATCCTCGCCGGCTATGAGGCCCGCCGCAGCGGCTATGATGAAGCGCTGCTGCTCAACACCGAAGGCTTTGTGGCCGAGGGCAGCGGCGAGAACGTCTTCGTGATTCGCGACGGGGTCGTGCGCACGCCGCCGCTCACGTCGGTGCTGGCGGGAATCACTCGCGACGCCGTCATCAAGATTCTGCACGATTCCGGCATCGAGGTGCGCGAGGAGAATTTCGCCCGCGACGCCTTCTACATCGCCGATGAGGCCTTCATGACCGGCACCGCCGCCGAAGTTACTCCGGTCGTCGAGCTCGACGATCGCAAGATTGGCCCCGGCAAGCCCGGCCCGATCACAGCCCGGGTGCAGCAGGTGTTCCAGGCCGCTTTGCACGGACGCGAGCCGCGCTACCGCGACTGGCTATACTACATCTGATCTGGATCGCGGGAACTTTCCAGCCGCGCGCTCGCAGTTGAGCCCGAACGGAGGGAGACTCGGATGAAAATGTTCACCGTCGCAGCAATCGCAATCGTTGTGGTCGTCGTCGCCGTCGCGCTACGCCCGCGGATCGCTCGCGCCGAGTTGCTCAAGGAAGGACAGATCGCGCCGCCGTTTACCACCCAGATGGTTACCGGCGAAACGGAAGCCCCGGTCTCGCTCGCCGATTTCCACGGCAAAAAAGTCATCCTCTATTTCTATCCCAAGGACGAAACCTCGGGATGCACCAAAGAGGCGTGCGCATTCCGCGACGGCTACGCGCGCTACACCAACGCCGGCCTGGTCGTGCTCGGATGCAGCATCGACTCGGCCGAATCGCACAAGGATTTCATCCGCAAAAACGGTCTGCCTTTCCCGCTCCTGCTCGATCCCGGCAAGCAGATTGCGACCGCCTACGGCGCCGCAAACGGCATTCCGATCCTCGGCCTCGATCGGCGAATTACCTACGTCATCGACGAGAACGGCAAGATCCTGAAAGTCTATCCGAGCGTCGATCCCTCCACCCACGCCATCGAAATTCTAAACGACCTGGGCGTAGCCAACGCATCCCCTCCCGCGCCAGCCAGCGCGGCGGCTCCGGCCTCGCACTGAGCTTACCGAGACCCCGTCGCCTCGCCCGGCGAATATCCGATGCTCACCGCGAGCATCACCGCCGCCGCCGCGAGCAACTCCGCATTCGACTCGCGCCGAATCATCTGCGCAAGCCGTTCAATATGCGCCGCGATCGTTTCTGCATCACCGACGCCGGCGCATCCGACTGCGTCCGCATCGAACATCGCGTCGATCAGCGGATTAGCGTCGTAGCCCGACTCGGCCAGCGCCTCGCGAACGGCGCGGCGCCAGAACTCGCGCGGCTCGACTCGATCGAAATCGGCCATCGCCGCGATTCGTTCGCGAAAGACCGCCATCAACGACGCGCAGCCGGCGTTCGCTTCGAGATACTTTGCGACGCCCTGCGCGTCGAGGAAGTCATTCACCGCGCCGCCGGCGCCATACACGCCAAGCGAGCCTGCGGCGGGTTCGAGCGTCACAAATTTTTCACCGTCTCCGTCTTTGCCATGTTCAATTCCGAGCGGGTAGAGCCGGCATGCGAGCGGGCGTCCGCGATGGACGCCGCAGCGCGCGCCTTCCAGCGCGGCGCACGCGCCGCCGCCGGTGAACTTCAGGATCGACCCGCGCCGAATCGTGTAACGAGCGATCGCCTCGCGCGTCGTGATACCCGCGGCGCGCGCGAGCCTCAGCACGTCATACGGCGACAGCGTGATCACCTTGTCATGGCAGCATCGCCCGCAGGCGTTGCAGATGTACGAAAATGGGCTCTTACGATTCACCTGATTTGCGAATACCCCGGCGCCTGTTCTCACTTACCTGTTCTAACAGGGTCCTTCGAGTACTCAGGATAAACTCTGCCCGCATCTTCTCTCAACATTTGTTGCAGGGGTCACCTCTGCCGGTGGATTTCACTACAATTACGTTCCTCATGGCCGCATCAAGTACCCCTTCCTGCGATACCATCGTCGTGCTCGCGCCGCACACGCGCGCCGGCGCCACCATCCTGGCCAAAAACTCCGACCGCCCGCCGCGCGAATGCCAGCCGCTGTTTCAGTCGGCGCGCCGCGTCCATCCCCAAGGCGCGACCGTCCAAGCCCAGTACCTCGAAATCCCGCAAGTGCGCGAGACCGCCGCCGTGCTCGGCTCGCGTCCCTTCTGGCTTTGGGGTTTCGAACACGGGCTGAACGAGTACGGGGTCGCGATCGGCAACGAAGCCGTGCTCACGCGCGAGATACTCCCTGCGACGGGCTTGCTGGGGATGGATCTCGTCCGCCTCGGGCTGGAGCGCTCGAAGACCGCGCGCGAAGCGGCCGAAATTATCGGCGCGTTGATCGAACGCTACGGGCAGGGCGGCGCCGCCCTATACGACGTTGATTTCCGCTACAGCGGCGGATTCATCATCGCCGACCACGCCGACGCTTACGTGCTCGAAAGTTCCGGCCGCCAATGGACCGCGCGCGGCGTCGCCGATCGCGCGTGCATCTCGAATCGATTGACGATCGACACGGCGGGCTTCGGCTCGCCTGAGGTAGAAAGCTATGCGCGCGGTCGGGGATGGTGCGGCGGCGAATCGTCGTTCGACTTCGCCGCCGCATATTCGAACCAGGACGCGGACGATCCGCTGACTGCGCGCGGACGCCTGGCGCGCAGTCGCGAACTGGTCTCGCGAAACGGCCGCCGCACCGTCCGCGAGATGCTCGCGATAATCCGCGATCACGGCGCGCGTGGCGAGACTCCTCCCGCCGGCGACCCCGCCGAACGCGACGCTTCTCCGACGCTATGCATGCACGGCTCAACCGCGGGCACGACGGCCAGCATGGTCGCCGAA
Proteins encoded:
- a CDS encoding branched-chain amino acid transaminase: MAANNLRSDRIWMDGAMVPYDEATVHVLTHSLHYGLAVFEGMRCYKGDDGRSAIFRAREHIRRLIDSGHIVEMTVPYSQEELLKACADVVRINKFAECYIRPLVFYGEGEMGLSARGNKIRVAIAAWPWGAYLGQDSVAKGVRLKTSSFVRFHHNSMMPAAKATGHYVNSILAGYEARRSGYDEALLLNTEGFVAEGSGENVFVIRDGVVRTPPLTSVLAGITRDAVIKILHDSGIEVREENFARDAFYIADEAFMTGTAAEVTPVVELDDRKIGPGKPGPITARVQQVFQAALHGREPRYRDWLYYI
- a CDS encoding C69 family dipeptidase, with product MAASSTPSCDTIVVLAPHTRAGATILAKNSDRPPRECQPLFQSARRVHPQGATVQAQYLEIPQVRETAAVLGSRPFWLWGFEHGLNEYGVAIGNEAVLTREILPATGLLGMDLVRLGLERSKTAREAAEIIGALIERYGQGGAALYDVDFRYSGGFIIADHADAYVLESSGRQWTARGVADRACISNRLTIDTAGFGSPEVESYARGRGWCGGESSFDFAAAYSNQDADDPLTARGRLARSRELVSRNGRRTVREMLAIIRDHGARGETPPAGDPAERDASPTLCMHGSTAGTTASMVAELPPPGADTIPVLWAALAAPCTAIAFPLFVAGTLPPVLAAGGERASSDSPWWRFKKIQDLVAIAPERLAPIAWKHFRPLEAAMLEHGAEVGHRARKLDSAAREKLLGSFMAQNIVRVLNAQSAAESELTRAAPP
- a CDS encoding peroxiredoxin, giving the protein MKMFTVAAIAIVVVVVAVALRPRIARAELLKEGQIAPPFTTQMVTGETEAPVSLADFHGKKVILYFYPKDETSGCTKEACAFRDGYARYTNAGLVVLGCSIDSAESHKDFIRKNGLPFPLLLDPGKQIATAYGAANGIPILGLDRRITYVIDENGKILKVYPSVDPSTHAIEILNDLGVANASPPAPASAAAPASH
- a CDS encoding YkgJ family cysteine cluster protein, which codes for MNRKSPFSYICNACGRCCHDKVITLSPYDVLRLARAAGITTREAIARYTIRRGSILKFTGGGACAALEGARCGVHRGRPLACRLYPLGIEHGKDGDGEKFVTLEPAAGSLGVYGAGGAVNDFLDAQGVAKYLEANAGCASLMAVFRERIAAMADFDRVEPREFWRRAVREALAESGYDANPLIDAMFDADAVGCAGVGDAETIAAHIERLAQMIRRESNAELLAAAAVMLAVSIGYSPGEATGSR